In one Myxococcus xanthus genomic region, the following are encoded:
- a CDS encoding NADP-dependent oxidoreductase: MKTSIPSQMKAAAIDRFGGPEVLGVKTVAVPVVGAGEVLIQVETAGVGSWDAAEREGEMELLKPRKSSFPYVLGTDGAGTIMAVGEGVTSRKVGDRVYGSGFLNDKGGFFAEYAVVKADDTALVPKGLSAEQAGVLAADGITALQGVQDALNVRQGMSLLVYGASGGVGHLAVQLARRLGARVLAVASGSDGVELVKRLGAEKAVDGRGGDDVAKAIRDFAPDGLDAALVLAGGEGRAPALQAVKKGGHIAYPNGVEPEPRAPEGVKLTAYNGESNADVLARLNRLIEAGPFHVEVFQVYRLDDAGRALEAARKHHLGKLALRIH; the protein is encoded by the coding sequence ATGAAGACATCTATTCCGTCGCAGATGAAGGCCGCCGCCATCGACCGCTTCGGTGGGCCGGAGGTGCTTGGGGTGAAGACGGTGGCCGTTCCGGTCGTAGGCGCGGGAGAGGTGCTCATCCAAGTGGAGACCGCGGGCGTCGGAAGCTGGGATGCGGCGGAGCGCGAGGGGGAAATGGAGCTGCTCAAGCCTCGAAAGTCATCCTTCCCCTATGTGCTGGGAACGGACGGGGCCGGCACCATCATGGCGGTGGGCGAGGGCGTCACGTCCCGCAAGGTGGGCGACCGGGTGTACGGCTCCGGCTTCCTCAATGACAAGGGCGGGTTCTTCGCCGAGTACGCGGTGGTGAAGGCCGATGACACGGCGCTCGTGCCGAAGGGCTTGAGCGCGGAACAGGCGGGCGTCCTGGCCGCGGATGGAATCACGGCGCTCCAAGGTGTGCAGGACGCGCTGAACGTTCGTCAGGGCATGTCGCTGCTGGTGTACGGCGCGAGCGGCGGTGTGGGCCATCTGGCGGTGCAGCTCGCCAGGCGACTGGGCGCGCGGGTCCTGGCGGTGGCTTCGGGCTCGGACGGCGTGGAGTTGGTGAAACGCCTGGGGGCGGAGAAGGCGGTGGACGGACGGGGTGGTGATGACGTGGCGAAGGCGATTCGGGACTTCGCGCCGGACGGGCTCGACGCGGCGCTGGTACTCGCGGGCGGCGAGGGCAGGGCCCCGGCGCTGCAAGCCGTGAAGAAGGGGGGCCACATCGCCTACCCGAATGGCGTCGAACCGGAACCACGGGCTCCCGAGGGTGTGAAGCTCACCGCGTACAATGGCGAGTCGAATGCTGACGTCCTCGCGCGCCTCAACCGGCTCATTGAAGCAGGGCCCTTCCATGTCGAGGTCTTCCAGGTGTACCGGCTAGACGACGCGGGCCGCGCGCTCGAAGCCGCGCGCAAGCACCATCTGGGCAAGCTGGCCCTGCGCATCCACTGA
- a CDS encoding hydrolase codes for MKDQLLTPKNSAFVVIDYQPVQVNSIASMDRQLLVNNIVGAAKAAVVYGLPIVHSTVNVKTGLNKPPIPQLRKVLEKFPTYDRTTINSWEDVEFRSAIEATGRKKLILTALWTEACLTFPALDALKAGYEIYVVADAVGGTSVAAHEAGLRRIEQAGGKIISVPQLFCELQRDWSRKETVPAFMDLFIQTGGTAGIQFSYDWSE; via the coding sequence GTGAAAGATCAGCTGCTGACCCCCAAGAATTCGGCGTTCGTCGTCATCGACTATCAGCCGGTTCAGGTGAACTCCATCGCGTCGATGGACCGTCAGCTGCTCGTCAACAACATTGTCGGAGCGGCCAAGGCCGCTGTCGTGTACGGCCTGCCCATCGTTCATTCCACCGTCAACGTGAAGACCGGGCTCAACAAGCCCCCGATTCCGCAGCTGCGCAAGGTGCTTGAGAAGTTCCCCACCTACGATCGCACTACGATCAACTCCTGGGAGGACGTGGAGTTCCGCAGCGCCATCGAGGCCACGGGTCGCAAGAAGCTGATTTTGACGGCACTGTGGACGGAGGCTTGCCTGACATTTCCAGCGCTCGATGCGCTCAAGGCTGGCTACGAAATCTATGTCGTCGCTGACGCGGTGGGCGGCACCTCTGTGGCGGCGCACGAAGCCGGTCTGCGTCGCATCGAGCAGGCCGGCGGCAAGATAATCAGCGTGCCGCAGCTCTTCTGTGAGCTGCAGCGCGATTGGTCGCGCAAAGAGACGGTCCCTGCATTCATGGACCTCTTCATTCAGACCGGAGGCACCGCGGGTATCCAGTTCTCCTACGACTGGAGCGAATGA
- a CDS encoding MFS transporter has product MPSSSPRLVPREYRAARAAVAALFLTNGAILANLLPRYPQIKADLGLSNAQYGLAVAAFPSGAMVAGLAAGALIRRFRSSRVAVAGTLLTSLGVLVAGLASSWWVLAVSLFFAGGMDAITDVAQNSHGLRVQRLHGRSILNSFHAVWSIGAVVGGLMGGLAAGLNVHRGLHLGFSALLFAGVSLMALRYTLPGPEPIVAVEPEPAAAHLDSVPARRQPTGRIWLVIAALVLIAVGGTLVEDAGMTWAAVYLSGTLGATAAVASFGFVALVGAQFVGRMLGDGLVDRFGQRAIARAGGATTALGMSAALLLPSMPGTIAGFALAGFGVATLVPAAMHGADELPGLRPGTGLTVVSWLMRLGFLASPPLVGLVADAVGLRVGLLVVPLAGTIVVLLSGVLATVRATATAPGGQGPSLPQPH; this is encoded by the coding sequence ATGCCCTCCTCCTCCCCTCGTCTGGTCCCCCGCGAGTACCGGGCGGCCCGCGCGGCCGTCGCGGCGCTGTTCCTCACCAACGGCGCCATCCTCGCCAACCTCCTGCCGCGCTATCCGCAAATCAAAGCCGACCTGGGCCTCAGCAACGCGCAATACGGGCTGGCGGTCGCCGCGTTCCCCAGTGGCGCGATGGTGGCGGGGCTCGCCGCCGGAGCGCTCATCCGCCGCTTCCGCTCCTCACGGGTCGCCGTCGCCGGCACGCTATTGACGAGCCTGGGCGTGCTGGTCGCGGGCCTCGCATCATCATGGTGGGTGCTCGCCGTTTCGCTCTTCTTCGCGGGCGGCATGGACGCCATCACCGACGTGGCGCAGAACTCCCACGGGCTGCGGGTGCAGCGGCTCCATGGCCGGTCCATCCTCAACTCCTTCCACGCGGTCTGGAGCATCGGCGCGGTGGTCGGCGGACTCATGGGCGGGCTCGCCGCGGGACTGAACGTGCACCGGGGCCTGCATCTGGGATTCTCCGCCCTGCTCTTCGCCGGGGTGTCCTTGATGGCGCTGCGCTACACGCTCCCCGGCCCCGAGCCCATCGTCGCCGTCGAGCCTGAGCCCGCGGCGGCGCACCTGGACAGCGTTCCCGCACGGCGCCAGCCGACGGGGCGCATCTGGCTGGTGATTGCCGCGCTGGTCTTGATTGCCGTCGGCGGCACGCTCGTCGAGGACGCGGGCATGACGTGGGCAGCCGTCTACCTCTCCGGAACGCTCGGCGCCACGGCAGCCGTCGCTTCATTCGGGTTCGTCGCCCTCGTGGGCGCGCAGTTCGTGGGCCGGATGCTGGGCGATGGACTGGTGGACCGGTTCGGTCAGCGCGCCATCGCTCGGGCCGGCGGGGCCACCACGGCGCTGGGCATGAGCGCGGCGCTCCTGCTTCCCTCGATGCCGGGCACCATCGCGGGCTTCGCGCTCGCGGGCTTCGGCGTCGCCACGTTGGTCCCCGCCGCCATGCACGGCGCCGATGAGCTGCCCGGCCTGAGACCGGGAACGGGACTCACCGTCGTCAGTTGGCTGATGCGCCTGGGGTTCCTCGCGTCGCCCCCGCTCGTCGGGCTCGTCGCCGACGCCGTGGGCTTGCGTGTGGGGCTGCTCGTGGTGCCGCTCGCGGGGACCATCGTCGTGTTGCTCTCGGGAGTCCTGGCCACCGTCCGCGCCACCGCCACCGCGCCGGGTGGCCAAGGCCCCTCCCTCCCGCAGCCCCATTGA
- a CDS encoding TetR/AcrR family transcriptional regulator gives MATRRHDPERRDRIIEAALAVIAEGGVAGTSHRRVAERAGVPLGSMTYHFTSMDELLHEAFSRFAQRISERFAERIAAATDLDALVSAIVHIVHDDLAAGQDELVLTLELYTLAARQRAFRQITHDWMRRSRAVLERFVDARMAHELDALIEGLFIHVSLDPAPRSRDLTRDAVRRLLSRSP, from the coding sequence GTGGCCACGCGTAGACATGACCCCGAGCGAAGGGATCGCATCATCGAGGCCGCGCTGGCGGTCATCGCCGAAGGGGGCGTGGCCGGCACGTCGCACCGCCGGGTCGCCGAGCGCGCGGGCGTCCCCCTGGGCTCGATGACCTACCACTTCACGAGCATGGACGAACTGCTGCACGAGGCGTTCAGCCGCTTCGCCCAGCGCATCAGCGAGCGGTTCGCCGAGCGGATCGCCGCGGCCACCGACCTTGACGCGTTGGTCTCCGCCATCGTCCACATCGTGCACGACGACCTCGCGGCGGGGCAGGACGAGCTCGTGCTCACGCTCGAGCTCTACACGCTCGCGGCGCGCCAACGCGCCTTCCGGCAAATCACCCACGACTGGATGCGCCGCAGCCGCGCCGTGCTGGAACGGTTCGTCGACGCCAGGATGGCGCACGAGCTCGACGCCTTGATTGAGGGGCTGTTCATCCACGTCAGCCTCGACCCCGCCCCCCGCAGCCGCGACCTGACCCGGGACGCCGTGCGCCGCCTTCTCTCGCGCTCCCCCTGA
- a CDS encoding bifunctional metallophosphatase/5'-nucleotidase translates to MRLKTEMEVRRGARSSSRTRWLTVTWMAASVLSACGDDDAVDPGEQPAPLDLTILHINDHHSHLAGSSLELNVTNAAGDTVAAEVESSGFARVTSAMKELAAGKENVLKLHAGDALTGTLYFNRAGQIGEADAAMMNTVCFDAFTLGNHEFDKGDTELKRFIDRLHAGQCQTPVISANVQFGAGSALHTSRAAGYVEPFTVVERGGQKIGLVGLTIAGKTKESSSPDADTTFEAEVPAAQRAIDALRAQGINKIIVMSHIGYQLDRTIIPQLSGVDAVIGGDSHTLLGPAAMETFNVGTPAGPYAESLRNRDGETVCLGQAWQYSQVVGEMTLRFDAEGVVTSCGGTPHVLIGNQFSIDGTPVSESDNAAMLASVAVSGFLRVTQPDAAAAQVLAPFQGRIDEYSRTVVATADDELCNRRVPGNTEPGRSSVSCNALGEVHSRGGDIQQLVAQAYLEVANADYGGADITLQSAGGVRRPLQGPVTAADVIEVLPFGNMLFRLDVTGTEVKSMIEDGLHATFREGGTTGPYPYTGGLRFDVNAAHARGQRASNLEVLDQTTGQWNELQPTATYRLFVLSFNATGGDGYVTLANVPAERRSDIGVLDADVLQTYIDRQAERKPGTNLPVLHKVDASLYSTKSFVE, encoded by the coding sequence ATGCGATTGAAGACGGAGATGGAAGTGCGCAGGGGGGCGCGTTCGTCGAGCCGGACGCGCTGGTTGACGGTGACGTGGATGGCGGCCAGCGTGCTGTCCGCGTGTGGTGATGACGATGCCGTCGACCCTGGCGAGCAGCCCGCGCCGCTGGACCTGACCATCCTCCACATCAACGACCACCACTCGCACCTCGCGGGTTCCAGTCTGGAGCTGAATGTGACGAACGCCGCGGGTGACACCGTGGCCGCGGAGGTTGAATCCTCGGGTTTCGCGCGCGTCACGTCCGCGATGAAGGAGCTGGCGGCCGGTAAGGAGAACGTGCTCAAGCTCCACGCGGGTGACGCCCTCACCGGCACGCTGTACTTCAACCGCGCGGGCCAGATTGGCGAGGCCGACGCCGCGATGATGAACACGGTGTGCTTCGACGCCTTCACCCTGGGCAACCACGAGTTCGACAAGGGCGACACCGAGCTGAAGCGCTTCATCGACCGCCTGCATGCCGGCCAGTGTCAGACGCCCGTCATCAGCGCCAACGTCCAGTTCGGCGCGGGCTCCGCCCTGCACACCTCCAGGGCTGCCGGCTACGTGGAGCCCTTCACCGTCGTCGAACGGGGGGGCCAGAAGATTGGCCTCGTCGGCCTGACGATTGCGGGCAAGACGAAGGAGTCCTCCAGCCCGGATGCGGACACCACGTTCGAGGCCGAGGTGCCCGCCGCCCAGCGCGCCATCGATGCGCTGCGGGCCCAGGGCATCAACAAGATCATCGTGATGAGCCACATCGGGTACCAGCTCGACCGGACCATCATCCCGCAGTTGAGTGGCGTGGACGCGGTCATCGGCGGTGACTCCCACACACTGCTGGGGCCTGCCGCCATGGAGACCTTCAACGTCGGAACGCCCGCGGGGCCCTACGCGGAGTCGCTGCGCAACCGCGACGGCGAAACCGTGTGCCTGGGGCAGGCCTGGCAGTACTCGCAGGTCGTCGGAGAGATGACCCTCCGCTTCGACGCCGAGGGCGTGGTCACCTCCTGTGGCGGCACGCCCCACGTACTCATCGGCAATCAGTTCTCCATTGACGGGACGCCCGTCTCCGAATCCGACAACGCCGCGATGCTGGCCAGCGTGGCCGTCAGCGGCTTCCTGCGGGTGACGCAGCCGGATGCCGCCGCCGCGCAGGTGCTGGCGCCGTTCCAGGGCCGGATCGACGAGTACAGCCGGACGGTGGTGGCCACGGCGGACGACGAGCTTTGCAATCGCCGCGTGCCGGGAAACACGGAGCCGGGCCGCTCCAGCGTGAGCTGCAACGCCCTGGGGGAGGTCCACAGCCGGGGCGGCGACATCCAGCAACTGGTGGCGCAGGCCTACCTGGAGGTGGCGAACGCGGATTACGGCGGCGCGGACATCACGTTGCAGAGCGCGGGCGGCGTGCGCCGGCCGCTGCAGGGACCGGTGACGGCGGCGGACGTCATCGAGGTGCTGCCCTTCGGCAACATGCTGTTCCGGCTGGACGTCACTGGCACCGAGGTGAAGTCGATGATTGAGGACGGGCTGCACGCCACGTTCCGGGAGGGAGGCACCACGGGGCCCTATCCGTACACCGGCGGCCTGCGCTTCGACGTCAACGCCGCTCACGCTCGCGGCCAGCGCGCCAGCAACCTGGAGGTGCTGGACCAGACGACGGGCCAGTGGAACGAACTTCAGCCGACCGCCACCTATCGCCTGTTCGTGCTGAGCTTCAATGCCACGGGTGGTGATGGCTACGTGACGCTGGCCAACGTGCCGGCCGAGCGCCGCTCCGACATCGGCGTGCTCGATGCCGACGTCCTCCAGACGTACATCGACCGTCAGGCCGAGCGCAAGCCCGGCACGAACCTGCCCGTCCTGCACAAGGTGGATGCTTCGCTCTACAGCACGAAGTCGTTCGTCGAGTAG
- a CDS encoding sulfite exporter TauE/SafE family protein codes for MPSSDSLLVTVAVFVLAGLVKGVVGLGLPTIAMALLALVMPPARAAVLLIVPSLVTNVWQLRPWSTLGPLLRRLARMQVGVCAGTLVGAWVLGAPVGAWATVSLGVALVAYAAWGLSGARLPVGPVAEARLGPWVGALTGFVTAATGVFVIPAVPYLQALGFEREELIQAMGISFTVSTLALAAGLYVNAAGAGAQLGQSLLMLLPALVGMQVGQWLRQKLSPVLFRACFLVSLMLLGMHMVAREMRVG; via the coding sequence ATGCCTTCATCCGACAGCCTTCTGGTGACTGTTGCCGTCTTCGTGCTCGCCGGCCTGGTCAAAGGCGTGGTGGGGCTGGGCCTGCCCACCATTGCCATGGCGCTGCTGGCCCTGGTGATGCCTCCCGCCCGAGCGGCCGTCCTGCTCATCGTGCCCTCCCTGGTCACCAATGTCTGGCAACTCCGGCCCTGGTCGACCTTGGGGCCTCTGCTGCGGCGACTGGCGCGGATGCAGGTGGGCGTCTGCGCCGGCACGCTCGTCGGAGCGTGGGTGCTGGGCGCGCCTGTGGGCGCGTGGGCCACGGTGTCCCTGGGCGTGGCGTTGGTGGCCTATGCGGCCTGGGGACTCAGTGGGGCCCGACTCCCGGTGGGCCCGGTGGCGGAGGCGCGCCTGGGGCCCTGGGTGGGCGCGCTCACCGGCTTCGTGACGGCGGCGACGGGTGTCTTCGTCATCCCGGCGGTGCCGTATCTGCAAGCGTTGGGCTTCGAGCGAGAGGAGCTGATTCAGGCCATGGGTATCTCGTTCACGGTATCCACGCTGGCCCTGGCGGCGGGGCTCTACGTCAACGCCGCTGGCGCTGGGGCGCAGTTGGGCCAATCCCTCCTGATGTTGCTTCCGGCGCTCGTCGGGATGCAGGTAGGGCAGTGGCTGCGCCAGAAGCTCTCGCCCGTGCTGTTCCGGGCGTGTTTCCTGGTCAGCTTGATGCTCCTCGGGATGCACATGGTTGCCCGCGAAATGCGGGTGGGGTGA
- a CDS encoding NADPH-dependent FMN reductase: MGGSPVIVGIAGSVRKGSYNAALLRAAIELSPPGARIESVSIRGVPLYDGDVEAERGIPEAVRELKDKIAESAGLIIVTPEYNNSIPGVLKNAIDWLSRPASDIPRVFGGRAVSLMGASPGRFGTVMSQTAWLPVLRALGMRPWWGPRLLVGGANKVFDESGRLVDDRIRTQLREYMAGFVEFAVGKAT; the protein is encoded by the coding sequence ATGGGCGGCTCGCCGGTCATCGTCGGAATCGCGGGGAGCGTTCGCAAGGGCTCGTACAACGCGGCGTTGCTCCGGGCGGCGATAGAGCTCTCGCCGCCGGGAGCCAGAATCGAATCGGTGTCGATCCGCGGAGTCCCGCTCTACGACGGCGACGTGGAGGCGGAGCGCGGGATCCCCGAGGCCGTGCGGGAGCTGAAAGACAAGATCGCCGAGTCGGCCGGGCTCATCATTGTGACACCCGAATACAACAACTCGATTCCAGGCGTTCTCAAGAACGCCATCGACTGGCTGTCGCGCCCGGCTTCGGACATCCCTCGCGTATTTGGAGGTCGTGCTGTCTCGCTGATGGGCGCAAGCCCAGGGCGCTTCGGCACCGTGATGTCGCAGACCGCGTGGCTCCCGGTGCTCCGGGCCCTCGGGATGCGACCGTGGTGGGGCCCTCGGCTGCTCGTGGGTGGCGCGAACAAGGTCTTCGATGAATCGGGCCGACTCGTCGACGACCGCATCCGTACGCAACTCCGGGAGTACATGGCGGGGTTCGTGGAGTTCGCCGTCGGGAAGGCGACGTAG
- a CDS encoding isochorismatase family protein: MSAANFNGQKPTIDLKDAVMLLIDHQSGLFQTVQDMAMPSLRANAAALAKMASLSELPVITTASVPQGPNGPLIPEIHQNAPHAKYVARKGEISAWDNPDFVAAVKATGKKTLIIAGTITSVCMALPAIAAVHEGYRVFVVVDASGTYSKMAQEITLARVVQAGVVPIDTAGVASELQRTWNRADAEKWAEIYTKIFPPYRLLIESYAKAQQVAKEGEQLDSQRK, translated from the coding sequence ATGAGCGCAGCAAACTTCAACGGGCAGAAGCCGACCATCGACCTGAAAGATGCGGTGATGCTGCTCATCGACCACCAGAGCGGACTGTTTCAGACGGTGCAGGACATGGCGATGCCGTCGCTTCGAGCAAACGCGGCGGCGCTGGCCAAGATGGCGAGCCTCTCGGAGCTGCCTGTCATCACGACAGCGTCCGTACCTCAAGGGCCGAACGGACCCTTGATTCCTGAAATTCATCAGAACGCTCCACACGCCAAGTACGTTGCCCGAAAGGGCGAAATCAGCGCCTGGGACAATCCGGACTTCGTTGCGGCCGTCAAGGCCACGGGCAAGAAGACGCTGATCATCGCCGGCACGATTACCAGCGTGTGCATGGCCCTCCCGGCCATCGCCGCGGTTCACGAGGGCTACAGAGTTTTCGTGGTGGTCGATGCGTCGGGCACGTACTCGAAGATGGCCCAGGAGATCACGCTCGCGCGTGTCGTCCAGGCCGGCGTGGTACCGATCGATACTGCCGGTGTCGCCTCGGAACTGCAGAGGACCTGGAACCGCGCGGACGCCGAAAAGTGGGCTGAGATCTACACCAAGATATTCCCGCCATATCGGCTCTTGATCGAGAGCTATGCGAAAGCGCAGCAGGTCGCCAAGGAAGGCGAGCAGCTCGACTCGCAGCGCAAGTAG
- a CDS encoding pirin family protein: MSQQPEAVLRVEPLGMPWRTPDPFLFCVHHDDKYPMGNERLGPSASLAGRNLGQDFDGRDGWNMYHGTVVPGFPQHPHRGFETVTVVRRGLLDHADSLGAAARFGGGDVQWLTAGAGINHSEMFPLLQRDQPNPVELFQIWLNLPRANKLVEPHFSMMWNHVIPRHVARDAEGRATEVTVVAGSLGDVKAPPPPPKSWAAQAESDVAIWTLKLAPGARWTLPAAARGSNRMLYFFLGSSLRVAGRAIPPSHGIELRADVAVELENGADEAELLMLQGRPIGEPVVQYGPFVMNSRQEIQEAFADYQRTGFGGWPWPANDPVHPPEEGRFARHGDGRIERPA; encoded by the coding sequence ATGAGTCAGCAGCCAGAAGCCGTCCTTCGTGTGGAGCCGCTCGGGATGCCGTGGCGGACCCCGGATCCGTTTCTTTTTTGCGTCCACCACGACGACAAGTACCCCATGGGGAACGAGCGCCTCGGGCCGTCCGCCTCGCTGGCGGGCCGCAACCTGGGCCAGGACTTCGATGGGCGGGACGGCTGGAACATGTATCACGGCACCGTGGTGCCCGGTTTTCCCCAGCACCCGCACCGGGGGTTCGAGACCGTCACGGTGGTGCGTCGCGGGCTGCTCGACCACGCGGATTCCCTGGGGGCGGCGGCGCGCTTCGGCGGTGGGGATGTGCAGTGGCTCACCGCGGGCGCGGGCATCAATCATTCGGAGATGTTCCCGCTGCTCCAGCGCGACCAACCCAACCCGGTGGAGTTGTTTCAAATCTGGCTCAACCTGCCGCGGGCGAACAAGCTCGTGGAGCCGCACTTCTCCATGATGTGGAACCACGTCATCCCGCGGCACGTTGCCCGGGACGCGGAAGGGCGCGCCACGGAAGTCACGGTGGTGGCCGGAAGCCTGGGAGACGTGAAGGCGCCACCGCCGCCGCCCAAGTCGTGGGCCGCGCAGGCAGAGTCGGACGTGGCCATCTGGACGCTCAAGCTGGCCCCGGGCGCGCGGTGGACGCTGCCGGCGGCGGCCCGTGGCAGCAACCGGATGCTCTACTTCTTCCTCGGCTCCAGCCTGCGCGTGGCGGGGCGTGCCATTCCGCCGTCACATGGCATCGAGCTGCGGGCGGACGTCGCGGTGGAGTTGGAGAACGGCGCGGACGAGGCGGAGTTGTTGATGTTGCAGGGCCGTCCAATTGGAGAGCCCGTCGTGCAGTACGGCCCGTTCGTGATGAACTCGCGGCAGGAGATTCAGGAGGCCTTCGCGGACTACCAGCGCACGGGCTTCGGGGGCTGGCCGTGGCCGGCCAATGACCCGGTCCATCCGCCAGAGGAAGGGCGCTTCGCCCGGCACGGGGATGGGCGCATCGAACGTCCGGCCTGA
- a CDS encoding helicase-related protein, whose translation MNSSPSSRSSVVVAELGPTNTGKTHRAIERMLEHGSGIMGLPLRLLAREVYDRVTARVGEGRVALMTGEEKRVPPRPDYWICTVEAMPTDKSVDFLAVDEIQLAAHRERGHVFTDRLLHARGRKETWFLGADTMRPMVQTLIPHASVKRATRLSQLRYAGHRSLKSLPPRSAVVAFSADRVYELAESLRRLRGGVAVVLGALSPRTRNAQVAMYQSGEVQYLVATDAIGMGLNLDLNHVAFAALSKFDGADQRELYPDELAQIAGRAGRHLNDGSFGTLNTLPELPPRVVSAIETHRFPAVRSLIWRNAALDFSSPEALLDSLARAPGHSAFIRVERADDFDALKDLSRVPTIQDLATGPAMVELLWQVCQIPDFRKGLFGQHVALLRETFLQLTAGDGKLDAVWLNKQVAPLDDVSGDIHTLMDRLAAIRIWTYISHRPGWLHEAEHWQERTRGIEDALGDALHERLVERFVQRAARRSTRRFVKATARPPSGSASPFAKLGQMLEEMPGAEGFAMTEEQFVQRVVDASHDAFQVDASGAISFEGEPLARLVRGTDRRSPLLALAEPEVWTGGARQRLERRLLALARDLVTEAMGGFPSESFSGAGRNAAARGLAYRLSEGLGVITQGEAHEQWRLLDEEARARLTEQGVCEGHRFVYVAEALSPHALERRCMLTSLFLQRTCPTGVPREPVLQLSELDRRDARAYGYEVLGSVVLRIDIVERLCEALRHPHGGRQVQALMQDLRLEGSIRARVLRELGGAIGNPPPRRRRRRRGGAAQVSGTSGAHPGSPRSGASERKGRRPREGAVRNATAFRDGPSES comes from the coding sequence ATGAACTCCAGCCCATCCAGCCGGTCGTCCGTCGTCGTGGCGGAGCTGGGGCCCACGAACACGGGGAAGACCCACCGAGCCATCGAGCGCATGCTCGAGCACGGTTCGGGCATCATGGGGTTGCCGCTCCGCCTGCTCGCCCGCGAAGTCTATGACCGGGTGACCGCTCGGGTGGGTGAGGGCCGCGTGGCGCTGATGACGGGGGAGGAGAAGCGCGTGCCCCCGCGCCCCGACTACTGGATTTGCACCGTCGAGGCGATGCCGACCGACAAGTCCGTCGACTTCCTCGCGGTGGATGAAATCCAGCTCGCTGCTCACCGTGAACGCGGGCACGTCTTCACGGATCGACTGCTCCATGCGCGGGGACGCAAGGAGACCTGGTTCCTGGGCGCGGACACGATGCGTCCCATGGTCCAGACGCTCATCCCCCATGCCTCGGTGAAGCGCGCTACCCGTCTGTCACAGCTTCGTTATGCCGGGCATCGCTCCCTGAAGAGCCTCCCGCCGCGGTCGGCGGTGGTCGCGTTCTCCGCGGACCGCGTCTACGAGTTGGCCGAGTCGCTGCGGCGCCTCCGGGGCGGCGTGGCCGTGGTGCTGGGCGCGCTGTCTCCCCGGACGCGAAACGCCCAGGTGGCGATGTACCAATCCGGAGAGGTGCAGTATCTGGTGGCCACGGATGCCATTGGCATGGGGCTGAACCTGGACCTCAACCACGTGGCCTTCGCCGCGCTGTCCAAGTTCGACGGCGCCGACCAGCGCGAGCTCTATCCGGACGAGCTGGCGCAGATCGCTGGCCGCGCCGGCCGCCACTTGAACGATGGGAGTTTCGGCACGCTGAACACGTTGCCGGAGCTGCCGCCGCGGGTGGTCTCCGCCATCGAGACGCACCGCTTCCCGGCGGTCCGGAGCCTCATCTGGCGCAATGCCGCGCTCGACTTCTCGAGCCCAGAGGCCCTGCTGGATTCACTGGCGCGCGCGCCGGGCCACAGTGCCTTCATCCGGGTGGAGCGCGCGGATGATTTCGATGCGCTCAAGGACCTCTCGCGTGTTCCAACCATCCAGGACCTGGCCACCGGGCCGGCCATGGTGGAGCTGCTGTGGCAGGTCTGCCAGATACCCGACTTCCGGAAGGGGCTCTTCGGCCAGCATGTCGCGTTGCTGCGTGAGACGTTCCTGCAACTCACCGCGGGGGACGGGAAGCTGGACGCCGTCTGGCTGAACAAGCAGGTGGCTCCGCTCGACGACGTGTCCGGAGACATCCACACGCTGATGGACCGGCTGGCGGCCATCCGCATCTGGACGTACATCAGTCATCGGCCGGGGTGGCTGCACGAGGCGGAACACTGGCAGGAGCGGACGCGCGGCATCGAGGATGCGCTGGGGGACGCGCTCCATGAACGGCTCGTCGAGCGCTTCGTGCAGCGCGCCGCGAGGCGCAGCACGCGTCGCTTTGTGAAGGCCACCGCGCGCCCTCCGTCCGGTTCGGCCAGTCCCTTCGCCAAGCTGGGGCAGATGCTGGAGGAGATGCCGGGCGCCGAGGGCTTCGCGATGACGGAGGAGCAGTTCGTCCAGCGGGTGGTGGACGCGAGCCATGATGCCTTCCAGGTGGATGCGAGTGGCGCCATCTCCTTCGAAGGCGAGCCCCTGGCGCGCCTCGTTCGCGGGACGGACCGCCGCTCCCCTTTGCTGGCACTGGCGGAGCCGGAGGTCTGGACGGGCGGCGCGCGGCAGCGGCTGGAGCGGCGTCTGCTCGCGCTGGCGCGGGACCTCGTCACCGAGGCCATGGGCGGCTTTCCCTCCGAGTCCTTCTCCGGAGCGGGGCGCAACGCGGCGGCGCGTGGGCTCGCGTATCGCCTGTCCGAAGGACTGGGCGTGATTACGCAGGGCGAGGCGCATGAGCAGTGGCGGCTGTTGGATGAGGAGGCTCGCGCGCGCTTGACGGAGCAAGGCGTCTGCGAGGGACACCGCTTCGTCTACGTCGCCGAGGCCCTCAGCCCGCATGCGCTGGAGCGGCGCTGCATGCTCACGTCGCTGTTCCTCCAGCGGACATGTCCCACCGGGGTGCCACGAGAACCCGTGCTTCAGCTCTCCGAGTTGGATCGCCGCGACGCACGTGCCTATGGGTACGAGGTGCTCGGGAGCGTGGTTCTTCGCATCGACATCGTCGAGCGGCTGTGCGAGGCCCTGCGCCACCCGCATGGGGGCCGGCAGGTGCAGGCGCTCATGCAGGACCTCCGCCTGGAGGGGAGTATCCGGGCTCGGGTGCTGCGCGAGCTGGGAGGCGCCATTGGAAACCCTCCGCCGCGGCGGCGCCGTCGCCGACGTGGCGGCGCCGCGCAAGTGTCCGGCACGAGCGGCGCTCACCCAGGTTCGCCTCGGAGCGGGGCCTCGGAGCGGAAGGGACGTCGGCCCCGAGAGGGGGCGGTCCGGAATGCCACGGCGTTTCGAGACGGACCCTCGGAATCATGA